In Desulfovibrio psychrotolerans, a single window of DNA contains:
- a CDS encoding aminotransferase class IV: MIPVCETEEYMEKLLAARRAGEQGVLAFYEHRIGCICRNPRLMLLPMDDHLAHRGDGIFESMKWVDGRVYQLDAHIERMQRSAKGLYLAPPCPWERVRDIALEVARAAETENGMLRVLMGRGPGGFGIDPAECPVSSLYVVAYRFKPMPEELYEKGLTAFRSSIPAKPGYMARMKNANYIPNVLMRREATERGMNLPLAFDDNDFLAEGATENVALVDTEGRLVIPEFTNALTGTTIMRAVELLKDEMPIVFQRVREDDLYRAREVLMLGTTGDCVGVVRFEGQPIHDVRPGPVARRIRDLLRQDIKDCGIPLR, translated from the coding sequence GTGATACCTGTCTGTGAAACGGAAGAATATATGGAAAAACTCCTTGCCGCCCGCCGCGCGGGCGAGCAGGGGGTGCTGGCGTTTTACGAACACCGCATAGGTTGTATATGCCGGAACCCGCGCCTGATGCTTCTGCCCATGGATGACCACCTTGCCCATCGGGGAGACGGCATCTTTGAAAGCATGAAGTGGGTGGACGGGCGCGTCTATCAGCTGGATGCGCATATTGAGCGTATGCAGCGGTCCGCCAAGGGGCTGTATCTTGCGCCGCCCTGCCCGTGGGAGCGGGTGCGCGACATAGCCCTAGAGGTGGCGCGTGCTGCGGAAACGGAAAACGGCATGCTGCGGGTGCTTATGGGGCGCGGACCCGGCGGCTTTGGCATTGATCCGGCGGAGTGCCCCGTTTCCAGCCTGTATGTGGTTGCCTACCGCTTCAAGCCCATGCCCGAAGAGCTTTACGAAAAGGGACTTACGGCGTTCCGTTCGTCCATTCCGGCAAAGCCCGGCTACATGGCGCGTATGAAGAACGCCAACTATATCCCCAACGTGCTTATGCGCCGCGAGGCGACCGAGCGGGGCATGAACCTGCCGCTGGCGTTTGACGACAACGACTTCCTTGCGGAAGGCGCAACGGAAAACGTGGCGCTGGTGGACACGGAAGGCAGGCTGGTGATACCGGAATTCACCAATGCGCTGACGGGCACCACCATCATGCGCGCCGTGGAACTGCTCAAGGACGAGATGCCCATTGTGTTCCAGCGGGTGCGGGAGGATGACCTCTACCGTGCCCGTGAAGTGCTGATGCTGGGCACAACGGGTGACTGCGTGGGCGTTGTGCGGTTTGAGGGGCAGCCCATCCACGATGTGCGTCCCGGTCCCGTTGCCCGGAGAATTCGCGACCTGCTGCGGCAGGATATAAAGGACTGCGGCATTCCGTTGCGGTAG
- a CDS encoding glycosyltransferase family 4 protein, whose amino-acid sequence MHILLIDLGKEMRGGQWQVYYLTRALARSGEFSPILAAPADAPLMRHAAALEGVRTLPLAGCREWDPRTLHTIRRLVHTEGVRVLHSHCAKSATLVGICKRLWSAKVLAVHSRRVSYPLKKGWRGSKYVQADAVVAVSREIADVMIASGMPEPKVRVIHSGIDCARYEKRRQRGDGRVVVGMVGAFTPQKGHEVLVQALAELDRETGLPPWEVRMIGSGERFAPVAALAAELGVDAHMSMLGWQDSRDFLPDFDMLTVPSVDGEGSSATIKEAWAVGIPVVCSDLASNLELVTDGRNGLTFPNRDHAALAACLTRLMRDATLCERLVQGGAETVQEFTDERMAAAYMELYRSLAG is encoded by the coding sequence ATGCATATATTGCTGATTGATCTGGGAAAGGAAATGCGCGGCGGGCAATGGCAGGTCTATTATCTTACCCGCGCCCTTGCCCGTTCCGGCGAATTTTCTCCCATTCTCGCCGCCCCTGCGGATGCGCCCCTGATGCGGCACGCCGCAGCACTGGAGGGCGTGCGCACCCTGCCCCTTGCGGGCTGCCGTGAATGGGACCCGCGCACCCTGCACACCATACGCAGGCTGGTGCATACAGAGGGAGTGCGCGTGCTGCACTCGCACTGCGCAAAGAGCGCCACCCTTGTGGGAATATGCAAGCGGCTGTGGTCTGCCAAGGTGCTGGCTGTGCATTCCCGCCGCGTCTCCTATCCGCTGAAGAAGGGCTGGCGCGGGAGCAAGTATGTGCAGGCGGACGCAGTGGTTGCCGTGAGCCGTGAGATAGCGGACGTGATGATCGCCTCCGGCATGCCGGAACCTAAGGTGCGCGTCATCCATTCCGGCATAGACTGCGCACGCTATGAAAAGCGGCGTCAGCGCGGTGACGGGCGTGTTGTGGTGGGCATGGTGGGCGCGTTTACCCCGCAGAAGGGGCACGAGGTGCTGGTGCAGGCTCTTGCGGAACTGGACCGGGAAACCGGCCTGCCCCCGTGGGAGGTGCGCATGATCGGTTCCGGAGAGCGGTTTGCCCCGGTGGCCGCCCTTGCCGCCGAACTGGGCGTGGATGCGCATATGTCCATGCTGGGGTGGCAGGACAGCCGCGATTTTCTGCCGGACTTTGACATGCTGACGGTTCCTTCCGTGGACGGCGAGGGTTCCTCTGCCACCATCAAGGAGGCGTGGGCTGTGGGCATACCCGTGGTCTGTTCCGACCTTGCATCCAATCTGGAACTGGTGACGGACGGGCGCAACGGCCTGACCTTCCCCAACCGCGACCATGCGGCACTGGCGGCGTGCCTTACCCGCCTGATGCGGGATGCGACCCTTTGCGAACGGCTGGTGCAGGGCGGTGCCGAAACCGTGCAGGAGTTTACGGACGAGCGCATGGCGGCGGCATATATGGAATTGTATCGTTCGCTGGCGGGATAG
- a CDS encoding PhzF family phenazine biosynthesis isomerase gives MTKAPIASAPVYSGLSPSEPAAEDAVTVTVLLVDAFTTEVGRGNRAGVVLDAEGLSAEQMQAVAAYVNVSETAFVLPPAQGGSRGGPQAGGAAGIVAAITDAGRARGGVGPDAADMLVRFFTPVMEVPVCGHATIATHYALAKLFSVREANVAMDTGAGRLPVLIGTDGRGEPEITMTLGEPQIGTVLDETDRAALAAALGIRLGDLRDDLPVQYVSTGSQVVILPLREAACLHSMRPDFAALAALAPRLSCAMLYVFVFAGGRKALRDGVPESGADPAGSGFLIDGRMFCPAEGIDEDPVTGTASGPAGIYLAAHGVFDARRGPDDGAVGDDTISFTARQGYAMGRPGLVEVTVYRFGGMPVAVQIAGKAVMAGSMRLRVTRGVTRCATRCVTRCAAGGAATVTEEA, from the coding sequence ATGACGAAGGCTCCGATAGCTTCTGCTCCGGTATATTCCGGTTTGTCACCTTCTGAACCGGCGGCGGAAGACGCCGTAACGGTGACGGTGCTGCTTGTGGACGCCTTTACCACAGAGGTGGGCAGGGGCAACCGCGCCGGAGTGGTTCTGGATGCAGAAGGGCTTTCTGCGGAGCAGATGCAGGCGGTGGCGGCGTATGTGAATGTTTCGGAAACCGCCTTTGTGCTGCCTCCCGCACAGGGAGGCTCACGCGGTGGCCCGCAGGCGGGCGGAGCAGCAGGCATAGTCGCCGCCATAACAGATGCCGGACGCGCAAGGGGCGGCGTGGGACCGGATGCGGCGGACATGCTGGTGCGCTTTTTCACGCCTGTCATGGAAGTGCCCGTGTGCGGGCATGCCACCATTGCCACCCACTATGCCCTTGCCAAGCTGTTTTCCGTGCGGGAGGCCAATGTGGCCATGGACACGGGGGCAGGGCGCCTGCCCGTGCTCATAGGCACGGACGGACGCGGCGAGCCGGAAATAACCATGACACTGGGTGAACCGCAGATAGGCACGGTGCTGGATGAGACGGACCGGGCCGCCCTTGCCGCCGCGCTGGGCATACGCCTTGGCGATTTGCGCGATGACCTGCCCGTGCAGTATGTCTCCACGGGATCACAGGTGGTTATCCTTCCGCTGCGCGAAGCCGCCTGCCTGCACTCCATGCGGCCGGACTTTGCTGCCCTTGCCGCCCTGGCTCCGCGTCTGAGCTGTGCCATGCTTTATGTCTTTGTGTTTGCCGGAGGACGGAAGGCGTTGCGGGACGGCGTGCCTGAGTCCGGTGCCGACCCTGCGGGATCTGGCTTTCTCATAGACGGGCGGATGTTCTGTCCGGCGGAAGGTATTGACGAAGACCCTGTGACGGGAACGGCAAGCGGCCCGGCCGGAATCTATCTGGCTGCGCACGGGGTTTTTGACGCCCGCAGGGGGCCGGACGATGGCGCGGTGGGCGATGATACGATCAGCTTTACCGCGCGGCAGGGGTATGCCATGGGCAGGCCGGGGCTGGTGGAGGTGACGGTGTACCGGTTTGGCGGCATGCCCGTGGCGGTGCAGATTGCCGGAAAGGCCGTTATGGCGGGCAGCATGCGTCTTCGTGTAACCCGGGGCGTAACCCGCTGCGCAACCAGGTGCGTAACCCGCTGCGCGGCCGGGGGCGCGGCAACAGTTACTGAGGAGGCGTGA
- a CDS encoding pyridoxal phosphate-dependent aminotransferase: protein MARVHKISRRVQNIRISATKLMPMLAARIGGCVSLGQGVPSFPTPPHIAEAVSRALRDEPGIGKYSLQPGMPVLREVIAGRLAEEKGFVVDPGTEVGVTVGAMEALLMTMLTVVDRGDEVIVPSPGYASHAEQVLMAEGVPVYVPLRPADWGLDVEAIRAAVTDRTRAVILCNPGNPTGTVYDEADVRALCALALEQDFVIISDETYDFMVYDAAGNPAPMPFSPASLPEMRDHVICINSFSKKYALTGWRVGYVAADKRWMDELLKVHDAAAICAPTVSQYAALAALTGPQDCVDAMRSALCLRRAQTCAALDGMADHFSYVIPRGAFYVMARYRFSHAASPEVARRILEEARVITIPGGSFGPEGEGHLRLSFGGEQEELAECFSRLGAWVRENA from the coding sequence ATGGCCAGAGTACACAAAATCAGCCGCCGCGTGCAGAATATCCGCATTTCCGCCACCAAGCTCATGCCCATGCTCGCCGCCAGAATCGGCGGATGCGTCTCGTTGGGGCAGGGGGTTCCCTCGTTTCCCACGCCGCCGCATATAGCCGAAGCCGTTTCCCGCGCCCTGCGCGATGAACCGGGCATAGGCAAGTATTCGCTGCAACCGGGGATGCCCGTGCTGCGCGAGGTTATTGCCGGGCGGCTGGCAGAGGAAAAAGGCTTTGTCGTGGACCCCGGCACCGAGGTGGGCGTGACCGTGGGTGCCATGGAGGCGCTGCTCATGACCATGCTCACGGTGGTGGACCGCGGGGACGAGGTGATTGTTCCCTCTCCCGGCTACGCCTCGCACGCCGAGCAGGTGCTTATGGCGGAAGGGGTGCCCGTGTATGTTCCCCTGCGTCCCGCAGATTGGGGGCTGGACGTGGAAGCCATACGCGCCGCCGTGACGGACCGCACCCGCGCCGTTATTCTGTGCAATCCCGGCAACCCCACAGGGACCGTGTATGATGAGGCGGATGTGCGCGCCCTGTGCGCGCTGGCGCTGGAACAGGATTTTGTGATCATATCGGATGAAACATACGACTTCATGGTTTACGATGCGGCGGGAAACCCTGCCCCCATGCCGTTCAGTCCGGCAAGCCTGCCGGAGATGCGCGACCATGTTATCTGTATAAACTCCTTTTCCAAGAAATACGCACTCACGGGCTGGCGCGTGGGCTATGTGGCGGCGGACAAACGCTGGATGGACGAACTGCTCAAGGTGCACGATGCCGCTGCCATATGCGCGCCCACGGTTTCGCAGTATGCCGCCCTTGCCGCGCTTACCGGACCGCAGGATTGCGTGGATGCCATGCGCAGCGCCCTGTGCCTGCGGCGTGCCCAGACCTGCGCGGCACTGGACGGCATGGCCGATCATTTTTCGTATGTGATTCCGCGCGGGGCGTTTTATGTGATGGCGCGGTACCGTTTCAGCCATGCGGCCTCACCTGAGGTGGCCCGCAGGATTCTGGAAGAGGCCCGCGTGATTACCATTCCGGGCGGTTCGTTCGGACCGGAGGGTGAGGGGCATCTGCGGCTTTCTTTCGGGGGAGAGCAGGAGGAACTTGCGGAGTGCTTTAGCCGCCTTGGGGCGTGGGTGAGGGAGAACGCCTGA